Within the Gossypium raimondii isolate GPD5lz chromosome 12, ASM2569854v1, whole genome shotgun sequence genome, the region AAAACTTGGCCTGAAATTGGTTACATCCTAAGCTGACAGAAAGATACATAAAACTCACTTCCACAAGCAAGCAATAATTTAAAGGAGCTCGTCAATAATTGGCACAATGAATCAAATGGCAAACTTATAATCCTATGCACATCCCACAGGCATAAATACTGCAAAAATGCAGAATCCATAtgctatgattttttttttttcaaatagaacacaaatatatattaataagaaaCACAGGGTCAAAATCATTACATTTCAAATAGCTCCATTTGATCAATCAATCTTGAACACTGAAAAAATCCTTTTTCTAACCTAACTTCATTCGGTTCTGATTTCTGTTCCTGATGGTAAGAAAAAAAACCCATGAAGAAAAACTACAAAGGCTTCTTCAGGTCGAGGTTAcctttttttcttcctctttctcattttttgctgcatttcttcttctttttttacatGTACGCAAATCATCAAGCATTCTAACATTGATGCAGCCTCCAAAGCAGTCACTAATCTCACAATCTGCGCATCATACCCTTTGGCTAAAATACATATTCATAACATATCTTGAAGGATTGAAGCCACTTAAAATCACTGCACATCAAAGGACGAAGTTTAGTTTCAGCTTAGCTATGATTCCCATGCAAAAACAAAACTAGATATAAAGTCGAAAACCTACAGATAGGGGATAGAACAATTATGACACCAATTGGGTAGAGGAAAAAGGTTGTTCTCTCCAAAAAGGGAAGTACTGCAGCATAATTGATATGTCAGTTAGCAAAGGTAATAGTTAGCCACATCTTCAAGAAGTTACATAACCCCCTAAATATAATGATAGGCCAGTCACCAGACACATAAATGAAAAAGTGCAAGCAAATAAGCTTACCGTCATAACCTAAAAAGTTAAGGTAGTGATAGTAAGAAGCTGCCACCATGAACAGCAGATTGGACAGAAGTTCAGGTATAAAACCATGGGCTACCAGAAGCGGTGACACAAAATAATGTATTACTGCCAAAAACAATAATGTTAGTCACGTCTAGATCCCTTTCTATTACTGAAATTATAAACGAAGTGTCAAACAGACATTAACCATAAAATTACCGTAAAGCATTACAAACATCGGGAAGAAAGAATTGCAGTGCACATCAAATGCATACAGCCTTCGAAAACAAAGGAAAACCACAGTCAGCACCACACAACTATTTTACATGCTAATTTTCATACGCTACTATGCAGCTGGCTGAAAAAATAAAGCATTGATGATCCAGATCTGTCAATTAACAATTAAGCCAGTATAAACAGCTCACACAGAGAGATTAAATTTCTTGAAAGATAGAAAGAAGTCTTCGGACTTGCCATTCAACCCGTTGTTCAACAACATGACTATTTGGAGCCTCTTCCCGAAGGTAAGCATTTGTCAAGAACCTGC harbors:
- the LOC105762795 gene encoding uncharacterized protein LOC105762795 isoform X2 — translated: MLPTVSKTRSTPSTSRPNSMFPQYLRRIVKWQQMDIEYTFWQMLHLCTAPKVVYQHTKYHKQTKNQWARDDPAFVVICSLLLAVATIAYCAAYDHSAAHAVFVVISVLLFHFLLTGVFLATCCWFLTNAYLREEAPNSHVVEQRVEWLYAFDVHCNSFFPMFVMLYVIHYFVSPLLVAHGFIPELLSNLLFMVAASYYHYLNFLGYDVLPFLERTTFFLYPIGVIIVLSPILILSGFNPSRYVMNMYFSQRV